A stretch of DNA from Aspergillus flavus chromosome 3, complete sequence:
GAGATTCTCCCTGACATTTTCTAATCCTTGATCCAATCAGAGATGGTGGATATCCTCTTCATGATCTCCAGGCTTCCTCCAGAGATTGTCCGCTTTCATTTTAAGATCCTACTGCCATATAGGCACATATCATGTCTTGCTGGTTATCTCAGTGGTGAAGTTCTTAGGCGATAGGCCCTGGGCATGCGGTCCGCAGACCATCATATAGACAGGCGCTCCCCTAGAAGATGGTACACTTTATCGAGCAATTTCGCAATTGGCTCTGTCGTGTTCTATTCGACTGAGACACTAAACACACACAATCCACTTAGAGCCAACTAATAATCAACGACACTGCGTCCGTGGAACTTCCTAATGCCTAGAATGCAGCTATATAGCCTCTTCCACTTGTATGTCATTGTGCAGCTCGTGACTTTCTCTCTATTGCATATCATAGTGTAAATTGACATCGGCATTGCCAAGCTCGGTTGGACGTTATGTCATATCACTCCCCATGGATGCAAAGACACGCCAGCATATCATTCTTCCAGCGCTACCTATAATCATCGTATTGAACATCAGTCTAGGTGCTACCTCTAGTATCTACATGTGTTCTCAGCTCAATCCGAGTTTAAAGCACATGAATGGAGAGCAGGATGGTAATAAGTACGTCCTATACGCTACAGGCACGTCAGCCGCAGTGTACTCTTGCAGCTATTCTCAATATCCGCCAAGGGCGTCTAGCCATATAGTAGCCACCGAGCACAATCATTCGATAAACTGTCACCCACGTTTAACGACCTATAAAGCGGATAGATTGTTGACTTGCTTTTGGGTGAACAACTCGCTATAATTCTGCGATGCCTTCTTTTTTGTATTCTGAAGTCTGATCTCCGAGAAAATGCGTCAGCcgaattaaaaaagaatgcAGAGGGATGGCGCATACAGGAAAACGTAAGCCCACTGATAGGAAACATAAGTGTGGCATACAACTTCAGCAACACCTGAAACGATGCCGCATTAGTTACGCATAAAATAGTCAGTGAATGGGGGATACATGCACAGGAGCGACCTATAGTGCATAATTTAAGAACGTAGAGAATCCTCAAACGCTACGAAGCTGGCAGAAAatatgatggagaggaaacGACAGTGTGGAGTTCACCACGGATGAATCCCGCCTAGGAATATATCTGCAGCTTTCAACCTTCATTCGTCGCGTTGCATGAAGTAAGGCTATAGATTGTGCAGCTATAGCCTCGACGTGATCTCCACCTGTACGAGTGCCCAATACTACGTATCCTTGTATCGATTGCCCCGCGGCGACACTCGCTATTCAGGATTTCTAGATCAATAAACTCTCCAGCGATGGACGCCATCCAACATAACCACAAACAAGTCAAGCCGTCTGCTCTGCGCCAAAAATGTGAGTCCAAGGGCGCTGTAAACCTCGGAACAAGTACGATAGATAAGCATTCTCATGGTCGAGGATGTCTTGGCAGGAGTGCGGCAGGACCGGAGATGCATATGCAATGTAACATGGTTGCATGAAGCAGGGATATCGTACGATAAGGATTTATTCAGATCCTGGGGCTGAAGAAAGCACTGATGTGGATCTTACTTCTTCGCCTGGTCCCCAGTTCAATATATACCAAGTAACTCTCATTGTCtattaagtattattaaaactgCTTAACATGTCCAGCATAAAGGAAACTTAGGACTTCATATTATAGGATAATGCCACGGTCCCGAGATAGAATCGGCCAGTCAGCCATACAGAGCACTCGGATCCCTGCATACCCTGGTGCTTGGTATACTACTACCCACTCCCTTGCAGCCTGGAGGCAAGATATCGCTCGATCAATCAGCCCCATCCCTAATCCTGGAACCCGATCGGACAGGGAAGAACCCCCGGCCAAGCGGAAAAGAGGCAAAACCTATCCAATAGTATTCCGCTCTACTATTGAAGAAATGATACAGAGTATATATGTCCCGTCTTTTCTGTCTATATATCCTTATCTATTTGACAGGCTGGTAACAGCTCAGTTGATAATTACATCACTATAATTGGTTTTACGGACCATTCGCGGGTCACTCGATTCACACCACCCTGAAAACGGTTCCAGCTGAGCTGTAACTACAGCACTGATGGGGATGTACATGTAATCACTGCGACAAAGATGCAGGCCTAGCTGAGACTCAATTGGGTCATTGCAACCAGTAGGGTAAGGCCTTCGAACATGACCAATGATAGGAGCTAGGTGTGCATGGATAGAATTCCTCTTCCGATACGCGCGCAATGCCAGACGAGCTGAACAGTGGGGACTGTGACATGTCTACACAAAATGACAAACAGCTTTACGTGGAATGTCTCTTTATCTTTGGAGAGGAGTCATAGCGAAGGTTATATGTCGAGTTAGCGATCATTCTGTACTGCTCCGAGTAGTGCTTATAAAGAGCTTCGTCGTCCAGGGCTATATCACATCCATTCCTCAACACGATCGTACAAACTATCTTCTACCGAAAGAGTTCTCAGACACATTCGATTGGCATCTGTGCACTTACGGCATCATGACTTATACACGCCATTCCATTCAGCAGCTCCAGGAGTGGTACGATGCCGGGAACCGTGAACCCTTGGACAAATTCGTCAGGGCCTTCAAATATATCCAGAGTCTTCCTGCAGACCACGACGACTCGTTCCACAAACTCGGCGGATACCACGGCGAACCATTTCATTACGAAAAGGCACCGCCCAATCGATCAAGCAAGTGGTGGGGAGGTTATTGTTTCCATGGCTGTGTGCTCTTTCCAACCTGGCACCGAGCTTATATGCTTCGGTTTGAGCAAGCTCTTCGAACGGCGCCCGGATGTGAGGATGTCACGCTTCCATTCTGGGATGAGTGCGCTGGGCTTGTCGGCAGGCCTTCTGTGGGCCTTCGTCCACATCATCTCATCCCGCGCGTCCTTACTATGCGCACTTACGAGCTGGACGGCCAAACCATTCCCAATCCTCTTTTCTCGTTCAAATTGAAACAGAAGATCGAGGATCTCACCGTCGGCAAGGAACAACATTACAGCAAGCCGGAGGGTTATGAAACCGTGCGATATCCCTTGTCGGGAATGGTTGGAACccaggaagacgaagagaacACGAAGATTCATAATGCCAGGTTCAGCGATGCGGAGAGTGAAAGATTGCTCAATGTGAATGTTACGAACTGGCTCATTACCGGCCCGCGACACATCCCTACACGTCAAGGTGCAAAGCCTCCTAGTGATACAACCTCGATCCTTGCAAGATATCTAAAGTGCTTAGACACCGATACGTACACCATCTTCTCGAATACAACCTCCCAAACCAAGTTGATGGAGAAGCTCTGCAGGGAGCGGAATGAGGGGCATTGGCTTATGTCGTTGGAAAGCCCTCACAACGGTATTCATCTGGCCATCGGGGGCTTTTTCcagcaaggagaagatggaacAAACGCCGACGAGATTGACGATGCCAATGGCGATATGGGCGACAATGAGACTGCTGGATTTGATCCgattttcttcctccatcaCTGCTTTATCGACTATATGTTCTGGCAGTGGCAACTGAGACATGGAGCCACGGAGACCCTCACCATCGATGAGGGTGATCCTGGAGCAAAGGTCCCCGAGGGAGGAATCCTTGATTTACCAGAAGGGGAACAATTAACCATGGACACCCCACTGCCACCATTCGTGAAGCCGGGTGAAAAGAACTATTACACATCGAAGGACATGGTGAACATTGAGAGCCTTGGTTATACCTACGGATCGGGGTCTTTGGACAAGCACCATGCGCCCATTTTGCATGCGCCGCACGTCCCCGTCAAACAAATGGTCAAGATTTCAAGCATCTTCCGGAGCAAACACAAGGGATCATTTGTCATACGTACCTACGCCACAGGTCCAGGATGCCCGGAACCCATCGAGATCGGTCGTGAGCCCA
This window harbors:
- a CDS encoding putative tyrosinase; translation: MSLYLWRGVIAKVICRVSDHSVLLRVVLIKSFVVQGYITSIPQHDRTNYLLPKEFSDTFDWHLCTYGIMTYTRHSIQQLQEWYDAGNREPLDKFVRAFKYIQSLPADHDDSFHKLGGYHGEPFHYEKAPPNRSSKWWGGYCFHGCVLFPTWHRAYMLRFEQALRTAPGCEDVTLPFWDECAGLVGRPSVGLRPHHLIPRVLTMRTYELDGQTIPNPLFSFKLKQKIEDLTVGKEQHYSKPEGYETVRYPLSGMVGTQEDEENTKIHNARFSDAESERLLNVNVTNWLITGPRHIPTRQGAKPPSDTTSILARYLKCLDTDTYTIFSNTTSQTKLMEKLCRERNEGHWLMSLESPHNGIHLAIGGFFQQGEDGTNADEIDDANGDMGDNETAGFDPIFFLHHCFIDYMFWQWQLRHGATETLTIDEGDPGAKVPEGGILDLPEGEQLTMDTPLPPFVKPGEKNYYTSKDMVNIESLGYTYGSGSLDKHHAPILHAPHVPVKQMVKISSIFRSKHKGSFVIRTYATGPGCPEPIEIGREPILNRWNVSQCANCQNHLEAVSMIPLDAEMLALLLGDDWEKENRTVDEIKYQVEIHARSEKTPSNEKRKRGKFFFSPTPLVGRLVPGGGLPAILKPPVFTVPKDMPTVEHLLRNKSFRVERTA